Proteins from a single region of Deinococcota bacterium:
- a CDS encoding IS4 family transposase gives MNKPISDGLKAIITDVLTHLPEVRHWQKSFLTTLFTTMLLLPSKVTFSNLGRYSALNEKTYRRQFRHSFNFDAFNQACTLRQLGTNRRLAAVIDASYVPKSGKKTFGLDLFYSS, from the coding sequence ATGAACAAACCCATCAGCGACGGCTTGAAAGCAATCATAACCGACGTCCTCACCCACCTACCAGAGGTGAGACACTGGCAAAAGTCGTTTTTGACGACTCTCTTTACGACCATGCTGTTGCTGCCCAGCAAGGTCACGTTTAGCAACCTCGGGCGCTACAGCGCGTTGAACGAGAAGACTTACAGGCGGCAGTTTCGACACAGCTTCAACTTCGACGCGTTCAACCAAGCCTGTACCCTACGGCAACTTGGGACGAACAGGCGACTGGCAGCAGTGATAGACGCATCCTATGTTCCCAAGAGCGGCAAGAAGACGTTTGGGCTTGACCTATTCTACAGCTCCA